One window of the Deltaproteobacteria bacterium genome contains the following:
- a CDS encoding DUF1269 domain-containing protein: MNKFVVVVVSEESKAYEALQALRALHDEGELTLYGTVVARRGAEGKLFIKERNDEGPLGTGVGALTGVLIGALGGPAGIAAGLASGGIVGAVRDVLHADVSEDFLDDIARRIKPGDFAVIAEVSEEWMAPLDTRIQALGGTVIREGRSDFEGEKLRQVAEYRRKEFAQRKAEHASGKAKRMESQLEADLHDAEEKLRRTAEKARYSLAQTRVEAEAKVKALEEQAAKAKPEVRSELQKRIAELRNDYETREGKLRQAYELTQEALSH, from the coding sequence ATGAACAAGTTCGTGGTCGTCGTCGTGTCTGAGGAGTCAAAGGCCTATGAAGCGCTACAAGCCCTCCGCGCGCTTCACGATGAAGGAGAGCTCACGCTCTATGGCACCGTGGTGGCAAGGCGTGGGGCCGAGGGCAAGCTCTTCATCAAGGAGCGCAATGACGAAGGGCCCCTCGGCACGGGGGTGGGCGCGCTGACAGGCGTCCTGATCGGCGCGCTTGGCGGCCCGGCGGGCATTGCTGCGGGCTTGGCGAGCGGAGGCATCGTGGGCGCGGTGCGCGACGTGCTCCACGCCGACGTCAGCGAGGATTTCCTCGACGACATCGCACGTCGGATCAAGCCCGGCGACTTTGCGGTGATCGCCGAGGTGTCCGAGGAGTGGATGGCCCCGCTCGACACCCGGATCCAGGCGCTGGGCGGAACGGTGATTCGCGAGGGAAGGAGCGACTTCGAGGGTGAAAAGCTCCGGCAGGTGGCCGAGTACCGGAGAAAGGAGTTCGCCCAGCGAAAAGCGGAGCACGCGAGCGGCAAGGCGAAACGCATGGAGTCCCAACTGGAGGCCGACCTTCACGACGCGGAGGAGAAGCTGCGCCGCACCGCCGAGAAGGCGCGCTACAGCCTGGCCCAGACCCGCGTCGAGGCCGAAGCCAAGGTGAAGGCGCTGGAAGAACAGGCGGCCAAAGCCAAACCGGAGGTTCGCAGCGAGCTGCAGAAGCGCATCGCCGAGTTGCGCAACGACTACGAGACCCGCGAGGGAAAGCTGCGGCAGGCCTACGAGCTCACGCAAGAGGCCCTGTCGCACTAG